GCGGAAAATCTTCATCACAAATGATACGGTTAATCCCCATGGAGATAAGATATGAACGCATGTTAGTGAAATCAGCATCTCCTCCATAGTAATATTGGAGATTGTAACCTGCTCTTTTTAGAGATTTGGGTATAGCAGGAAGAGACTGTGATTTTCGAGGGTATTTCATTATACTGGTAGTTGGTTGAGACGGATATCCACTTAAAATAGATACGAGTCCTCTGTCTGTTCTGAAACTATTTGCATAGAAATGAGTAAATAGAATACCCTCTTTCCCCAACTTATCCATATTAACTGCCACATTAGGTAATCCGCCCAATGATTCCATGGTTTTAGACATGAAGCTCTCGAGGATTATAAATATAACATTGGGGCGCTTTTTTTTGATTAGCTGAGGAATACTGTCGCTAACAGGTTGGTCTATTAATTCTTTGAATATAGTATTAGCTTGTTTTTCATCCATGAAGCGGTATTGTTTGCTAAAATCTTTTTCATGGCTAATAGACTCCATTAGGCTGAAAAGCGGATTGATGGCCGCATGATTTAGTAGCATCTTGTTGCTAAAATATACTTTGCTAATATTCATGGTAGATACGGTGAAGCCTCCTCTAATAGGAATAAAGAGCAGACCTAATAATAGTAGCATAATTCCTGCTACAGTAAGCCGTTTCGGAATAGGTTTATGTTCTCCTTTTTGCTTTATCAATGCTGTTTGGAAAATAAAGAATAATGCTATACTTATAATAAATAGAGCAACAACTCCTGAAAGAACGAATCCTATACTAACACTTGCCAATGCATCTTTGGGAGAAGAAAAGAAATAGAATAGGGGAGTTGAATCGAGTCTAAATCCCCAATAACTATATAAAGCCAAATCACAAATGAATGTTATTGATATAGCAAGAGATATAATGCTATAATATATTTTTCGTGTAGTTGAGATAATGTTAGGCATTAGCCATAAAGAAAGGATCTGAATGATTGTTGGTATAGCGGTAAGATAGCCAGCCAACGAGAGGTCTAAAGGAAGCCCATGATACATGACACTTAAATAATCACTTAGGGATGCATCTTTGAATAGATTATGATAATATATCATAAACAAAGGTTTCTGTAATATAAAAATAAGAACGAAAGTTAAGTAAGTTTTCGCAAATAGCCAAAGATGTCTTTTCATTTTATTAAAGATATTATCGTTGTCATTATCGTGGCAAAGATAATATAACTTTGCCTAATATATCGGCTTTTCTATTGTGCGATTCAAAGCTTTTTGTAATTTTGTCATAGATTTAGTATATTATGACAAAAGCGGAAATACAACAAGTAAAACTGAGATTTGGTATTATTGGTAATACGGAGTCGCTGATACGTGCAATAGATGTTGCTATTCAGGTAGCACCAACCGATTTGTCTGTACTTATCACAGGAGAGAGTGGTGTGGGGAAAGAAAGCTTTCCGCAGATTATTCATCAGTTTAGTAGAAGAAAACACGGACAATATATTGCAGTAAACTGCGGTGCTATACCTGAAGGGACAATTGATTCAGAACTTTTTGGACATGAAAAAGGGGCTTTTACAGGTGCTATAGGCGAGCGAAAAGGATACTTTGGCGAAGCTGACGGAGGGACTATCTTCTTAGATGAAGTTGGTGAATTGCCTTTGCCTACACAAGCTCGCTTGCTACGTGTGTTGGAGAGTGGTGAATTTATAAAAGTTGGTTCTTCAAAGGTGCAGAAAACAGATGTGAGAATTGTTGCGGCTACAAATGTAAACCTAACAAGGGCTATATCTGAAGGGCGTTTTCGTGAAGATCTTTATTATCGTCTTAATACTGTTCCTATTCAAATACCTTCATTACGTGAGCGTGGTGATGATGTTGTTTTACTTTTCCGAAAATTTGCAGCTGATTTTGCAGAAAAATATCGTATGCCTGCTATTCAATTAACTGAAGATGCCCGCAGTGTACTTTTGACTTATGCTTGGCCTGGGAATGTTCGGCAGTTGAAAAATATCACGGAGCAAATATCCATTATAGAAACTAATCGTGAGATTAATGCTAATCTTTTGCGAACATACCTTCCTGCCAAACCCGATGAGCAACGTTTACCGGCCTTATTTGGGGTAAAATCGGGTAAAGAGTTTGAGAGTGAGAGAGAAATATTATATCAAGTATTGTTTGATATGCGCCAGGATGTAACTGAACTGAAAAGGCTCGTTCACGATATTATGTCCGAAAGAGGTGGCGTTGCCAATAATGTTCAAGCCACCACTACTCCGGCATTGTATAACTCTTCTGCTATAGTCGCACCGGCACAACCTACTCCTCCGACTATCAACATACGTTCAAAGCAAGATGATGATGACATTCAGGATACAGAAGAGTATGTTGAAGAATCTCTTTCACTTGATGATTTAGAGAAAGAAATGATACGCAAGGCTCTTCTTAGGCATCATGGTAAGAGAAAAAATGCAGCGAAAGATTTAAATATATCGGAACGCACCCTTTATAGAAAAATAAAAGAATATGAATTGGATTAAAAAGATAACACAAGCATCTCTGTTTGTTTCTTTATTGGTAGTGGTTATTTCTTGTAGTGTATCTTATAAATTTAATGGGTCTTCTATTAATTATGATAAGGTAAAGACCATTTCCATTGCAGATTTTCCTATAAAGGCTGCGTATGTCTATGCTCCTCTAGCTACCAAATTTAATCAGAAATTAAAGGATATTTATATTCAGCAAACTCGTCTACGTCTTGTAAAAAAGAATGCTGATTTGGTTATTGATGGAGAGATTACGGGTTATAACCAGTATAACCAGTCGGTGAAAGCTGATGGCTACTCTTCGGAAGTGAAGCTAACCATAACAGTGAATGTTCGATATGTAAATAATACCAATCATGCAGAAGACTTTGATGATAAACAGTTTACAGCTTTCCGTACTTATGATTCCACGAAAATGTTGACTGCGGTTCAAGATGAGCTTATTGACCAGATGGTGAAAGATATTACAGATCAGATATTTAATGCAACTGTTGCTAATTGGTAAAATTGATGACGTTAGTGGACTTAGAAGAATGGATTCAGCATCCGGATAGATTAGATAGAGATACTCTATATGAACTTCGCACTTTAGTGACGAGGTATCCTTACTTTCAATCCATTCGACTCCTTTACCTTAAAAATTTATATCTTCTTCATGATGCTACTTTTGGTGAAGAGTTACGGAAGGCAGCGCTTTACGTTGCTGATCGTAGGGCACTTTTCAGTTTGCTGGAGGGCGATAAATATACTAGTCCCGGAGCTCTTAAAGCGAAAAAAGCGAAAGTTGATGATTTGGCTGATGAACCTACTCTTGATCGTACTCTGACTCTTATTGATAAATTTCTTTCATCTGTACCTCAGGAACAAAATCAGCAAACCGATTTTGATTATTCCACTGATTACACAGCTTACTTACTTGAAGAAAAAGAAGATTCTCCATTTTTAATCGAAGAAGAAGAGAAACCTCAATTGCGAGGACATGAATTGATTGACGGCTTTATTGAAAAAAACAATGCTGCCGATGTGTATTCTTTGCGGTTGAATTCTCTTTCTAGTGATGAGTCGGAAAAATCGGATGACTCTTATGATTGGCAGGAAGACAAAACTTTAGCAGCTACCAATGCTGTTACGGAAATCGTTGATGACGAGGAAGATGACACCTGTTTTACTGAAACTTTGGCTAAAATTTATGTTAAGCAGCAACGATATTCCAAAGCTCTTGAAATAATTGAAAAATTAAATTTGAAATATCCAAAAAAAAATGCTTACTTTGCGGATCAAATAAGGTTTTTGAAGAAATTGATTATTAACGCTAAATCAAAATAACAAGATGTATTTATTATTAGTTATCTTAATGGTTATTGCTTCCATATTGATGTGCTTTATTGTATTGATACAGAATTCAAAAGGTGGAGGTTTATCTTCTGGTTTTTCTTCTTCTAATCAAATCATGGGAGTTCGTAAAACTACTGACTTTTTGGAAAAAGCAACATGGGGATTAGCCATTTTTATGGTTGTAGCAAGTATCTGTTCTGCTTATGTTATGCCATCTAATGTTGCTAAAGACGAAAGTGCTATATTGCAACAGGCTGAAAAAGAAGAAGCTACGAATCCGTATAATATTCCTGCCGGTACTGCTGCTCCTAAAGCTACAACGACAACGACGTTACCTGCAGACTCAGCTAAGTAATAATTACGTTAGTGTTATTATAGTTATATATAAAAGGAGGTATCTACAAAGATACTTCCTTTTTTTATATCTATATCGTTCTTTTTTATAAATCAAGGAGTATATCTGCCGTGATGTACTCTTTCATGTTTTTTAGGCTTTAATTGTGTCTCTTTATCATTGGTGCATAGCGGATTTGATTATCTTTGTCGCCAAATTAAATAAATAATAAGAAATATACTACAATGACGGAACAATTGAGTAAAAAATTGAATGACTCGAAGGCGACCCGCTGGATGGCTTTGGGGGTTGTAGCCTTTACCATGATGGCTGCCTATTATGTAAATGATGTGATGGCTCCTCTCAAAACCATGCTTGAATCTGATTTAGGATGGATAAGTACTGATTACGGATATTATACTGGAGCTTATAGCTTTCTGAATGTTTTCTTGTTGATGCTGATTTGGGGAGGTTTGATTCTCGACCGCTTTGGAATCCGTTTTACAGGTAAGTTATCAGCAATTTTAATGGTGCTTGGTACGGCTTTGCAATATTATGGCATAACCGAACTAGCTGATAGTAATACAATCATTTTAGGACATAAAATGGGGGTCTTTATTGCTTCTTCCGGATATTCTATCTTTGGAGTTGGAGCAGAGGTTGCCGGAATTACTGTTACTAAAATGATTGCGAAATGGTTTAAAGGCAAAGAAATGGCTACCGCTATGGGTGTGCAGGTTGCTTTAGCACGTCTCGGTTCTCAGGCAGCTTATTCTGTGGCTATTCCTATTGCGAAACATTTCACTCTTGCTACTCCTGTATTCATCGGACTTATTTTACTGGTGGGTGGAACCATTGCCTTCTTTGCTTTCTCTGTATTAGATAAGAAGTTGGATAGCCAGCAAGATGTTACTGTTGAAAGTGAAGAAGAGAAGTTTTCAATCAAAAATGTCGGGACGATTCTTACAAATCCGGGCTTTTGGTTAATAGCCTTATTGTGCGTTCTTTTCTACTCATGCGTATTCCCTTTCCAAAAATTTGCATCAGAATTGATGGTTAGTAAATATGCTATTGATCCTGATTTTGCGGGTTCTATCGTGGGACTTCCTGCTTTGGGTGCTTTAGTACTTACTCCTATTTTTGGTGGAGTGGTAGACCGAAAAGGTAAAGCCGATACAATTATGATTATCGGTGCTGCTATGCTAATTTTTGTTCATTTTATATATGCTATGCCTGCTGTTAATAATTGGCTTGTAGCTGTTGTACTGATGATTATACTTGGTATTGCTTTCTCATTAGTTCCTTCTGCCATGTGGCCTTCAGTTGCAAAAATATTCCCTGCAAATCAGTTAGGTACTGCTTATGCATTGATTTTCTTTATTCAGAATATTGGTCTTTGGGGAGTTCCTAATCTTATTGGTTGGGTTCAGAAACAATATTGTATCGTTGGCACAGTAGATGGTGTTAATCAGTATGACTACACTATACCAATGTTTGTCTTTACCGGTTTTGCTGTCCTTTCTCTTATTATAGGCTTACTTCTTAGAGTTGCTAATAAGAAATATGGTTATGGTTTGGAAAAAGCGAATATAAAGAAATAACATTCTAAGAATAAAAGAAGAGCCCAATTTGATTTATTTACAGAATCAAATTGGGCTCTTCTTTATGGTATTAATAAAAATCTCTTCCTAAATACGCTTACTTATTTTCTTCTTGATCTACTTTTACTAAACCTCCGGTGATGGGGTTGAATAATACTTTGATCGTTGATCTCTTATTAAATAGAGCCGGAGCTAAATACTCTATAGTACCAAATTGAGTTATAGGAAACTCTCCCTCGTAGAGTAATTTTTTATTTTTAAAGATACTAATGTTTGCTTTTCCCGGAACATTATATGCTATACCGTCGACTTCCTTTTCTTTATCCTCAGCAGGAATAGATATCGTTTTCATATCTGTAAGATTGAAATATATCGGTTCACCGGCTAGGTTGTCAACATCTACAACCCCTAATTTTGTGGAGAATCTGCATAACACTGTATTTTTAAAATCTTTATTAGGCGTTATTTTGAAAGTGAATGTTTTTTCTTCCTTTTTCTGAGTTCCGGAAAACATCTCCGTCATTGCATTCTCTTGCTCATCCAGATTATCTAACATGAGTTTTAGTTGTTCTCCATCCTTAGGCATATTGTCTGCTTGCCCCCTTAATAAGGCATTTTTACTCTCTCGAATATTATATATTTCCTTGGCAACCAATTCGGCCATTTTAGCTGTTGAAGTGGCCATTAATATCTCTTCGGTCATAAAAGTACGAGGGTTGATCTTCTCTTTCTTCTGTACAAGTGGTTTAGGTAAAACCCGCTTTTTAGAGGCACTGACAGGCATGTTGATAGATCGAACTATTCCGTCATTGGTCAACTCCATCAAAGGAGCAACTGTCTTATCTTTCATTTTCACGAAATAGGTCCGCAAACTATCCGGAACTCCTATCGATTGTATCTTTATTCCTGTTAGTTCCCAATGTTCTTCTGGAGTAATTGATACATTATTTAGTCTTAGGTATTGCTCAGCATATTTACCGAACTCTCCAGGGGTGTAAGTTACTTTTACAGCTTTAACCTCTACCTTTATTTCTGTTTTAGGGAGAGCATAGACCACACCGAAGTCTTTACCACGAGTAACTCCCATGGTCACCTTTGTTTGTGCATAAATACTTGCAGTAGAAAGTAGTAAACTTATGAGGAAAATAGATTTTTTCATTCTGTTATTGTTCGTTTAATCTGGTTTAAAAACAAATATACTAAAATCTGCCTGATAACCTATTCTGCATGCAGGCTAAAAATATTTAATATGGTTTTTATTATTTGCTGATTTTTCTCCAGGCTTCCGATAGGCATTCAATGAGATCTCCTGCTTTCATGCTAACTGTTCCATATCTTTTCTGGGCAATGTCACCTGCCATACCATGTACAAAAGTTCCTATTTTAGCTGCACTCTTAGCTGAATAACCTTGAGCGAGCAATGCCAGAATAATTCCGGTTAGCACATCTCCACTTCCTCCCGTAGCCATTCCTACATTCCCTGTCGGATTGAAATAGAATTTCCCTTCCGGCGTTATGATAGCAGAGAAAGCACCTTTTAATACAATATGTACATTTATGCTTTGTGCTAGTTCACGGGCTTTCATCAGTCTCTCGTATGAATCCTGACATTTTCCTACTAATCGCTCTAGCTCTTTAGGATGAGGCGTCAATACAGATCCCTTAGGAATACTGGTTAAAATAGTACGATTTTTTGAAAGTATATTGAGTGCGTCGGCATCTAGCACCATTGGGCTTTGGCAAGTTGTAATTTGTTGAAGCAAAGCTATTTCAGTTTCTGTATTTGTTCCAATGCCCGGTCCGGCTGCTACTGCCTGATACTTTTCCGTATCTCCAGGCTCGCTGAAATATGTATCATTAATATCCACCTCAATCATTGCTTCCGGAATCGTTGTTTGCAATATTCCTACATTTTTTCCAGGAGCATGAACAGTTAATAAACCTACTCCTGAACGAACACATGCCGATGCTGAAAATATTGAGGCACCGCCCATACCGTAAGAACCTGCGATCAATAAGGCATGTCCAAAAGTTCCTTTATGAGCGAATTTCTTTCTAGGTTTGATTGCGGCAATAATCTCTTTCTCCTCAAGTAGATAATATTCAGTGTCTGTCTGTTCTATGGCACTTTGGCTGATCCCTATTTCTAATACACTCCATTCACCAACAAATTCTTCGTTTTCTCCAAAGAAGAAAGCCAATTTAGGGAGTTGCAGACTGAAAGTATAATCTGCTCGTATAATGTTTGCTCTAACATTGAAAGTATTGTCTTCTCCCATTAATCCGGAGGGGATGTCAATAGCGACAACGGTGGCAGGAGAGGCATTGATATATTTTACAACCGATGCAAAACCACCATTTAAAGGCTTGTTTAATCCCGAACCAAACAGTCCGTCAATTACCAGATGATCGGCAGTTAATACAGGTGGAGTGAATTGAGACGTTACTTCTATAAAACGTAATTCGTTTGTTGCTTCTGCTCGTTCTTTGTTTATTTGGCAATCAGGAGAAATTTTCCCTTGCGTGTTAAACAGATAAGCTTCTACTTTATATCCTTTTTCAGTCAGCATCCGTGCTACAGCCAAAGCATCCCCGCCATTGTTTCCGGGGCCGGCAAATATGCTAACGGGTGTTTTTTCAGACCAGTGCTTCGTTATAGCAGTGGTAAGTGCCTGAGCAGCTCTTTCCATCAAATCTATAGAGCTGATAGGTTCATGCTCTATTGTGTAAGCATCCAGTTTTCTGATATTGCTTCCTGTAAAAATTTTCATTCTTCTCTGTTTTTGTACGTTGTCTGCAAAAATACTCATTACAACTAAAACAGTCAAGGAGTTGCCTTAAAACTCCCATAAAATAACTACTTTTGTTCCTTTTTAAAAAACGAATAATCTATTCCACAACATTTTATGAGTACACTTCATGGACATCCTAAGGGATTGTATTTAATTTTTGCGACTAGTACGGCCGAACGATTCAGTTATTATGGCATGCGCGCCATCTTCATTCTTTTTCTAACTCAGGCCTTAATGTTCGATAAAGAATTGGCAACATCTATTTATGGCAGCTATACAGGGCTTGTATATCTTACTCCTCTTATAGGAGGTTATATTGCTGATAAGTATTGGGGCATTCGCCGCTCTATACGTTGGGGAACTGTCTTAATGGCAATCGGACAATTCTTCCTTTTTCTTAGTGCTTCTATGCTCGATACAGCGCAGCTTTCGCATGGCTTGATGTATGGTGGTTTGACATTGCTCATCTTGGGAAATGGCTGTTTCAAACCTACCGTAGCCTCTTTGGTCGGGCAACTCTATGAGCCTGGTGATAAAAGGATTGATTCAGCTTATACCATTTTTTATATGGGGGTAAACGTTGGCGCATTTATGGCACCATTGGTTTGCGGTTATTTTGGCGATACAGGTAATCCTCAGGATTTTAAATGGGGCTTTCTTATTGCCGCACTCGTTATTTTAGTTACTCTTGTTTTATTTGAAACACAAAAGAGTAAGTATTTCATATCACCTTCCGGAGAACAATTGGGTATTTTACCGGATTCGAAAAAACAACCTTCTCAGACAGAAGAGTTACCTATAATAAAGATGAGTGGTGCTCGTAAAATACGCATTTCAATTTTTCTTTCTTTATTGACACTTGTCTTAGGCACTCTTTTCTATCGTTGGTTTGATGGCGATTGGGTTAGTGTGGGTATTTTTACTGCTTGTATTGTTTTTCCTATCACCATCTTGTTTGATAACACTTTAACAAAGATAGAGCGTGATCGTATTTTTGTGATTTATATCATAGCCTTTTTCGTTATTTTCTTTTGGGCGGCTTATGAACAAGCGGGGGCTTCATTAACCTTGTTTGCAGCTGAACAGACCAACCGTAATATCTTCGGGTGGGAAATGCCTGCATCATGGATTCAGTCTTTCAATCCTCTTTTTGTGGTTCTGTTAGCTTTCATTATGCCTACTGTCTGGTCTTTCCTCAACAAACGAAAGATGGAACCTTCTTCGCCAACCAAACAAGCTATCGGATTGCTGCTTCTGTCTTTAGGCTATCTGTTTATTTGCTATGGAGTTAAAGATGTTCAGCCTGGGGTGAAGGTTAGTTTGATATGGCTTACCGGTTTATATTTTATCCATACGATGGGGGAGATTGCTCTTTCTCCGATCGGGCTTTCGATGGTAAACAAATTAACTCCTATTCGTTTTGCCTCTTTAATGATGGGACTTTGGTATCTTTCCACTGCCACTGCTAATAAGTTTGCAGGTATGTTAGGAGGCTTTTACCCTGAAGCAGGTAAAGTGAAAATTCTGCTGGGATTTCGCATTGATACGATGTCCGATTTCTTTATGATTTTTGTCATAATGTCCGGACTGGCTTCTTTGATCCTCTTCCTTCTTTCGAAGAAATTACAAAAGATGATGCATGGAGTGGAATAAAAGTCGTACTTTTGCCCCATTATTATAAAATTAATTGGTTATGGACACCATAAAAATAAAAGATAAACTATTCTCGGCTTCCATTATGGAAGAGGATATTCTTAAAGAAGTAAAACGTGTAGCTAATGATATAAATCGTGATCTGAAGGATAAAAATCCTTTGTTCTTGAGCGTTCTAAACGGTTCGTTCATGTTTACTGCAGACTTGATGAAGCAGATCACTATTCCTTGTGAAATATCTTTTGTGAAATTAGCTTCTTATCAGGGAGTGTCTTCTACCGGAGCTATTAAGGAGGTTATTGGTATTAATGAAGATATAGCCGGACGCACAGTTGTTATTGTGGAAGATATTGTAGACACAGGCTTAACGATGCAGCGACTTATCGAGACATTGGGCACACGCGGACCGAAGGAAATTCATATAGCTTCTTTATTGGTTAAACCCGATAAGTTGAAAGTAAAACTTGATATTGAATATGTAGCCATGAAGATACCAAATGACTTTATTGTAGGATACGGTCTTGATTATGATGGCTATGGACGTAACTACCCCGATATTTATACAGTGGTAGACTAGTCTTGAAACTAATTTTAAACTATAATAAGAAGTAAAAAGATGCTGAACGTTGTTATTTTTGGTGCTCCCGGATCAGGAAAGGGAACACAAAGCGAGCGTATTGTAGAGAAATTCGGAATTAACCACATCTCAACAGGAGATGTTCTTCGTGCTGAAATAAAGAATGGTACGGAGCTAGGTAAAACAGCTAAAGGTTATATTGATCAGGGACAACTTATCCCCGATGCGTTAATGATTGATATTTTGGCTAGTGTTTTTGATAGCTTCACAGAAAGTAAAGGGGTAATCTTTGATGGTTTTCCTCGTACCATTGCTCAAGCAGGTGCTTTGAAACAAATGCTTGCTGATAGAGGACAGGCTGTTTCTGTTATGCTTGATCTAGAGGTGCCCGAAGATGAATTAATGACTCGTTTGATTAAACGTGGACAAGAATCTGGTCGTGCTGATGACAACGAAGAAACGATCAAAAAACGTTTGCATGTATATCATTCGCAAACGTCTCCACTTATAGACTGGTACAAGAACGAAGGTATATACCAACATATCAACGGCTTAGGTACTATGGATGGAATCTTTGCTGATATTTGCAAAGCAATAGAAAAAGTATAATATTTGAGAGCAGCCAGATGCTGGATAGGTGTTTTTGAAACCTCGTTCATTCAGCATTTGGCTGTTGTTTTTTTAATTCATTATAAATATGGCTGAATCGAATTTTGTTGATTACGTAAAGATATATTGCCGCTCAGGAAAGGGTGGTAGAGGATCTACGCACATGAGGCGGGAGAAGTATGTTCCTAATGGTGGCCCCGATGGTGGCGACGGTGGAAGAGGAGGCCATATCATATTGCGTGGAAATCGTAATTATTGGACTTTATTGCACCTTAGGTATGATCGTCATGCCTTAGCGGGTCATGGTGAGTCAGGTAGTAAAAATCGTAGTTTCGGAAAAGATGGCGACGATAAGGTTATTGAAGTTCCTTGTGGCACGGTAGTCTATGATGCTGAAACTGGAGATTATATCTGTGACGTCACTGAGCATGATCAAGAAGTTATTTTGCTTAAAGGCGGTCGCGGAGGGCAAGGAAATTGGCATTTCCGTACGGCAACTCGTCAGGCACCTCGCTTTGCACAACCCGGCGAACCAATGCAAGAGCTTACTATCATTATGGAGTTGAAGTTACTTGCCGATGTTGGTTTGGTGGGATTCCCTAATGCAGGAAAGTCTACTTTGCTTTCGGCTATCTCGGCTGCTAAACCCAAAATCGCAGATTATCCGTTTACTACTCTGGAACCTAACTTGGGTATTGTGTCCTATCGCGATAGTAAATCGTTTGTTATGGCAGATATTCCGGGAATTATTGAAGGAGCCAGTGGAGGTAAAGGACTCGGATTGCGTTTCTTGCGTCACATCGAGCGTAATTCATTGTTGCTATTTATGGTTCCGGCTGATAGTGATGATATTCGCAAAGAGTACGATATTCTACTGAATGAACTGAAAACGTTCAATCCTGAAATGCTTGATAAACAGCGTGTTTTGGCTGTGACCAAATCCGATATGCTCGATCAGGAACTGATGGATGAGATAGAACCTACTTTACCAGAGGGCATTCCTCATCTTTTTATCTCTTCGATTACCGGTCTGGGCATTTCGGCGCTTAAAGATCTTTTGTGGGATGAATTGAACAAGGAGAGCAATAAGATTGAAGGTATTGTGCATCGTCCTAAAGATGTTTCTCGTTTAAAAGAAGAACTTCGCGACATGGGCGAAGACGAAGACATTGCGCTTCAAGAGGCAGAGCCGGAGGATGAAGATGACTTCGACTTTGAATATGAAGAAGAGGACTGGGACGAAGAATGATTTCTTTGACTAAAGATAAGGCGATGTTGGGATATGAGCTTTTGAGCACATATCCCAACATCGCTTGTTTTGTTACCACTCGTAAGGGCGGATTCAGTTCGGGAACTTACGGAACTTTTAACTGCTCTCCTTTCTCGGGAGATGAGGCTGAAAATATTCGGAGCAATCAAACTAAATTGTGCAGCTCCTTGCCTCAAACTCCGCATGAGTTGATCATTCCTTTTCAAACTCATGGCAATCAAGTTTGCTTTGTTGACCAAAACTTCCTAGCGAAGGATGCACAAGCACGCCAAGAGTTACTATGTGGTGTGGATGCAGTTGTGACGAACGAGAAAGGATATTGCCTTTGCGTGTCGACAGCCGACTGCGTACCGATTCTCCTATACGATCCTAAAAAGCAAGTGATAGCCGCTGTGCATGCCGGATGGCGAGGAACGCTGCAAGCTATCTTATCAGGAATGTTACAGCAGATGAAAGAGAAATATGGTATTGAAGGAGGAGATATTCTTGCTTGCATCGGTCCATCTATCTCCTTAGAATCATTTGAGGTAGGAGAGGAAGTGTATGAGGCTTTTCAACAAAAAGGTTACGATATGAAGCGGATTTCCCGTTGGAACGATGAAGCGCAAAAGCATCATCTTGATCTTTGGGAGGCAAACCGCATGCAGTTACTAAACTTTGGAGTCCCTGACCAACAGATACAGTTGGCGGGTATTTGTACTTATATAAACCATCTTGAATTCTTTTCGGCAAGACGGCTAGGTATTCAGTCGGGTCGCATCTTGTCCGGAATCATGTTACTTGATCAATAAAATAGCGTTATGTATCATATCACCGTATTCTCTGAAATAAATGTTGCTTGCCCTTGTTTTGAGGGAGTGGCTGTTTATGCCAAAGTGAAAAACTCCGCTTACAGCGAAGGGTTGTGGCACGAGATAAATGCTTTTACCGAGCAACTAACCTCCGAAGCGCAGTTGCAAGATATTAAGTCTCAACCTGCTATTGCCGCTACACGTGAAGCATATAAACGCTGCGGCAAAGATCCCGGTCGTTATCGTCCTTCTGCCGAAGCATTAAGACGACGTTTGCTTCGTGGGATACCTCTTTATCAAATAGATACGTTGGTCGACTTGATCAACCTTGTTTCTCTGCGTACTGGTTATTCTATCGGAGGC
This is a stretch of genomic DNA from uncultured Bacteroides sp.. It encodes these proteins:
- a CDS encoding MFS transporter, translated to MTEQLSKKLNDSKATRWMALGVVAFTMMAAYYVNDVMAPLKTMLESDLGWISTDYGYYTGAYSFLNVFLLMLIWGGLILDRFGIRFTGKLSAILMVLGTALQYYGITELADSNTIILGHKMGVFIASSGYSIFGVGAEVAGITVTKMIAKWFKGKEMATAMGVQVALARLGSQAAYSVAIPIAKHFTLATPVFIGLILLVGGTIAFFAFSVLDKKLDSQQDVTVESEEEKFSIKNVGTILTNPGFWLIALLCVLFYSCVFPFQKFASELMVSKYAIDPDFAGSIVGLPALGALVLTPIFGGVVDRKGKADTIMIIGAAMLIFVHFIYAMPAVNNWLVAVVLMIILGIAFSLVPSAMWPSVAKIFPANQLGTAYALIFFIQNIGLWGVPNLIGWVQKQYCIVGTVDGVNQYDYTIPMFVFTGFAVLSLIIGLLLRVANKKYGYGLEKANIKK
- a CDS encoding DUF4831 family protein codes for the protein MKKSIFLISLLLSTASIYAQTKVTMGVTRGKDFGVVYALPKTEIKVEVKAVKVTYTPGEFGKYAEQYLRLNNVSITPEEHWELTGIKIQSIGVPDSLRTYFVKMKDKTVAPLMELTNDGIVRSINMPVSASKKRVLPKPLVQKKEKINPRTFMTEEILMATSTAKMAELVAKEIYNIRESKNALLRGQADNMPKDGEQLKLMLDNLDEQENAMTEMFSGTQKKEEKTFTFKITPNKDFKNTVLCRFSTKLGVVDVDNLAGEPIYFNLTDMKTISIPAEDKEKEVDGIAYNVPGKANISIFKNKKLLYEGEFPITQFGTIEYLAPALFNKRSTIKVLFNPITGGLVKVDQEENK
- a CDS encoding NAD(P)H-hydrate dehydratase, whose translation is MKIFTGSNIRKLDAYTIEHEPISSIDLMERAAQALTTAITKHWSEKTPVSIFAGPGNNGGDALAVARMLTEKGYKVEAYLFNTQGKISPDCQINKERAEATNELRFIEVTSQFTPPVLTADHLVIDGLFGSGLNKPLNGGFASVVKYINASPATVVAIDIPSGLMGEDNTFNVRANIIRADYTFSLQLPKLAFFFGENEEFVGEWSVLEIGISQSAIEQTDTEYYLLEEKEIIAAIKPRKKFAHKGTFGHALLIAGSYGMGGASIFSASACVRSGVGLLTVHAPGKNVGILQTTIPEAMIEVDINDTYFSEPGDTEKYQAVAAGPGIGTNTETEIALLQQITTCQSPMVLDADALNILSKNRTILTSIPKGSVLTPHPKELERLVGKCQDSYERLMKARELAQSINVHIVLKGAFSAIITPEGKFYFNPTGNVGMATGGSGDVLTGIILALLAQGYSAKSAAKIGTFVHGMAGDIAQKRYGTVSMKAGDLIECLSEAWRKISK
- a CDS encoding peptide MFS transporter yields the protein MSTLHGHPKGLYLIFATSTAERFSYYGMRAIFILFLTQALMFDKELATSIYGSYTGLVYLTPLIGGYIADKYWGIRRSIRWGTVLMAIGQFFLFLSASMLDTAQLSHGLMYGGLTLLILGNGCFKPTVASLVGQLYEPGDKRIDSAYTIFYMGVNVGAFMAPLVCGYFGDTGNPQDFKWGFLIAALVILVTLVLFETQKSKYFISPSGEQLGILPDSKKQPSQTEELPIIKMSGARKIRISIFLSLLTLVLGTLFYRWFDGDWVSVGIFTACIVFPITILFDNTLTKIERDRIFVIYIIAFFVIFFWAAYEQAGASLTLFAAEQTNRNIFGWEMPASWIQSFNPLFVVLLAFIMPTVWSFLNKRKMEPSSPTKQAIGLLLLSLGYLFICYGVKDVQPGVKVSLIWLTGLYFIHTMGEIALSPIGLSMVNKLTPIRFASLMMGLWYLSTATANKFAGMLGGFYPEAGKVKILLGFRIDTMSDFFMIFVIMSGLASLILFLLSKKLQKMMHGVE
- the hpt gene encoding hypoxanthine phosphoribosyltransferase, translated to MDTIKIKDKLFSASIMEEDILKEVKRVANDINRDLKDKNPLFLSVLNGSFMFTADLMKQITIPCEISFVKLASYQGVSSTGAIKEVIGINEDIAGRTVVIVEDIVDTGLTMQRLIETLGTRGPKEIHIASLLVKPDKLKVKLDIEYVAMKIPNDFIVGYGLDYDGYGRNYPDIYTVVD